In one window of Geotrypetes seraphini chromosome 3, aGeoSer1.1, whole genome shotgun sequence DNA:
- the FOSL2 gene encoding fos-related antigen 2 isoform X2 — translation MPGSSSAFIPTINAITTSQDLQWMVQPTVITSMSSPYARSHPYGHHLPSLASVTGHTALQRPGVIKTIGTTMGRRRRDEQLSPEEEEKRRIRRERNKLAAAKCRNRRRELTDKLQAETEKLEEEKSGLQKEIAELQKEKDKLEFMLVAHSPVCKISPEERRTPPPHNLQALHTMVSNKVVVKKEPVEDEIPSASITSKAQRSVIKPISIAGGFFGEEPLNTPVVGTSTPPSTPSTSNLVFTYPSVLEQDSPASASESCSKAHRRSSSSGDQSSDSLNSPTLLAL, via the exons ATGCCTGGATCAAGCAGTGCCTTCATCCCCACCATTAATGCCATAACAACCAGCCAGGATCTGCAGTGGATGGTACAACCTACAGTCATCACTTCGATGTCCAGCCCCTATGCTCGCTCTCACCCCTATGGCCACCACCTGCCCAGCCTGGCCTCGGTCACGGGACACACGGCACTTCAAAGACCTGGGGTCATCAAAACCATTGGCACCACCATGGGCAGACGCCGGCGAGATGAGCAG TTGTCCCCAGAAGAGGAGGAGAAACGGCGGATTCGGAGAGAGAGGAACAAGTTGGCTGCTGCCAAGTGCCGCAACCGGCGGCGGGAACTAACCGACAAGCTCCAGGCG gaaactGAAAAGTTGGAAGAGGAGAAGTCAGGGCTGCAGAAAGAGATTGCCGAGCTACAGAAAGAGAAGGATAAATTGGAATTCATGCTGGTTGCTCATTCTCCAGTGTGCAAAATTAGCCCCGAGGAGCGGAGAACCCCTCCCCCGCACAACCTGCAggcactccacaccatggtgtccAATAAAGTAGTAGTGAAAAAAGAACCGGTAGAGGACGAGATCCCGTCAGCTTCTATCACCAGCAAAGCCCAGAGATCTGTCATTAAGCCCATCAGCATTGCAGGGGGGTTCTTCGGAGAAGAGCCTCTCAACACTCCTGTGGTGGGGACCTCGACTCCTCCCAGCACACCGAGCACCTCTAACCTTGTCTTCACCTATCCCAGTGTATTGGAGCAGGACTCCCCCGCCTCCGCTTCCGAGTCTTGCTCCAAGGCCCATCgccgcagcagcagcagtggagacCAGTCTTCAGACTCCTTAAACTCTCCCACCTTGCTGGCATTGTAA